Proteins encoded together in one Nitrospirota bacterium window:
- a CDS encoding HD-GYP domain-containing protein, producing MNQKPFGPDEEAAMSQGKTIPVERIRLGMYVVGLDRSWFQTPFFKHHWLIEREEDLARLKACGISQVTIDPARGLDVEEPCGGQDAPPPRPAIVPDSPADPAHPLHAAQAAAGAQGTEGFQATFEQEVARARTVRAEARAAIERIFSGLKTGAPLDGPALRAVVTSVLDRLTEHPVAMLTLTQLEQMKRLDTDLFAHSVDVSIFSLIVGRAQGLTDSSLEQLGMGALLHDLGETRLPQNLFRQHGRRTEQDLALLRLHPRIGLAALSGAGPLPAIARAVIAEHHERLDGSGYPDGLRGTRVSLPAQIVGLVDTYDAMASSRGGRPPLSPDQAVRQLFQLGLRHQYDRMLVEWLIQCLGVYPFGSLVELSTGERAVVYAVNPVERLRPCIKLITDPQGRPYPVPCLVDLAAPTPNEPARAILRVLDASVERVDVLRYCEPATTMALTAGSWN from the coding sequence GTGAACCAAAAACCGTTCGGACCGGACGAGGAAGCCGCGATGAGTCAAGGCAAGACGATTCCCGTCGAGCGCATCAGGCTCGGCATGTACGTCGTGGGGCTGGACCGGTCCTGGTTCCAGACGCCGTTTTTCAAGCATCACTGGTTGATCGAACGGGAAGAAGACCTGGCGCGGCTGAAAGCGTGCGGCATCAGCCAGGTGACGATCGACCCGGCTCGGGGCCTGGATGTGGAAGAACCGTGCGGCGGACAGGACGCGCCGCCGCCCCGCCCGGCGATTGTCCCCGATTCCCCGGCCGATCCGGCCCACCCACTGCATGCAGCCCAGGCGGCGGCCGGCGCGCAAGGCACCGAGGGCTTTCAGGCCACGTTCGAGCAGGAGGTGGCGCGCGCGCGCACCGTGCGCGCGGAGGCGCGGGCGGCCATCGAACGAATCTTCAGCGGTCTCAAGACCGGCGCGCCCCTGGACGGTCCGGCGCTCCGCGCCGTCGTCACGTCCGTGCTTGACCGGTTGACGGAGCATCCGGTGGCCATGCTCACGTTGACCCAATTGGAGCAGATGAAACGTCTGGATACGGACCTGTTCGCGCATTCGGTGGATGTGAGCATTTTCTCGTTGATCGTCGGCCGCGCCCAGGGATTGACCGACAGCTCGTTGGAGCAGCTCGGCATGGGCGCCCTGCTGCACGATCTCGGTGAGACGCGCCTGCCGCAAAATCTCTTCCGCCAGCACGGGCGGCGGACGGAGCAGGACCTGGCGCTGCTGCGGCTCCATCCTCGGATCGGCCTGGCTGCGCTCTCGGGCGCCGGTCCCCTACCGGCCATTGCCCGCGCGGTGATCGCCGAACACCACGAGCGCCTGGACGGGTCCGGCTATCCTGACGGGCTCAGGGGAACGAGAGTATCCTTGCCGGCCCAGATCGTCGGGCTGGTGGACACCTACGATGCGATGGCCAGCAGCCGGGGCGGCCGCCCGCCGCTCTCGCCCGACCAGGCTGTGCGCCAACTGTTCCAGCTGGGCCTCCGGCACCAGTACGACCGGATGCTGGTGGAGTGGCTCATTCAATGCCTGGGCGTCTATCCCTTCGGCAGCCTAGTCGAGCTCAGCACGGGAGAACGGGCCGTGGTCTACGCCGTCAACCCCGTAGAGCGGCTCAGGCCCTGCATCAAACTGATCACCGATCCCCAGGGCCGTCCCTACCCGGTGCCCTGTCTCGTGGACCTGGCCGCTCCCACGCCGAACGAACCGGCACGCGCGATTCTCCGCGTCCTGGACGCCTCGGTCGAGCGGGTGGACGTGCTGCGCTACTGCGAGCCCGCGACAACGATGGCGCTCACCGCCGGATCGTGGAACTGA
- a CDS encoding PAS domain-containing protein, whose protein sequence is MSAHHPHQALRQVALTLAHTAYEALPLGLCLVDDRGCIVSLNTEGARMLGWTEADCLGFSLHELTGCGSNPANGRAFVHSTTETQARDLMTGQTARCPVAQVFDTGLPVWSAQSAIRARDGRWIPVEYKCLPLFDRDATGALFTFRDRSPQLQLEQDLHRLASIPEESPFPVVELDEEGHLLYANRAMLQLLHRFGYTDQGCPAILPDNLATLVRECLTAQACIEPVEVMLEDQCYAWTLCSVPVCRRLRAYGTNLTEIRRTERAIRNLAAIVVNKNVELDMALAKAEEAAQIKARFLATMSHEIRTPLNGVIGMLELLQDSRLNAEQADFAGTAR, encoded by the coding sequence ATGTCCGCTCACCATCCCCATCAGGCTCTTCGCCAGGTCGCCCTGACCCTGGCCCACACCGCCTACGAGGCCCTGCCGCTGGGGCTCTGTCTGGTGGACGACCGGGGTTGCATCGTCTCGCTCAATACCGAAGGCGCTCGCATGCTGGGTTGGACCGAAGCCGACTGCCTGGGCTTCTCGCTCCACGAACTGACCGGTTGCGGGTCGAACCCCGCCAACGGTCGTGCCTTCGTCCACTCGACGACCGAAACCCAGGCCCGCGACCTCATGACCGGCCAGACCGCCCGGTGCCCGGTGGCCCAGGTCTTCGACACCGGCCTGCCGGTGTGGTCCGCGCAATCCGCCATCCGCGCCCGGGACGGACGGTGGATACCGGTCGAATACAAGTGCCTCCCCCTCTTCGACAGAGACGCCACGGGAGCCCTGTTCACCTTCCGCGACCGGAGCCCTCAGCTCCAACTGGAGCAGGATTTGCACCGCCTGGCTTCGATCCCCGAAGAAAGCCCCTTTCCGGTCGTCGAGCTGGACGAAGAGGGGCACCTGCTCTATGCCAACCGCGCGATGCTCCAACTCCTCCATCGCTTTGGCTATACGGATCAGGGCTGTCCCGCGATTTTGCCGGACAATCTCGCGACGCTCGTGCGCGAATGCCTCACGGCCCAAGCCTGCATCGAACCGGTCGAGGTCATGCTCGAAGACCAGTGCTATGCCTGGACCCTCTGCTCGGTCCCCGTCTGCCGGCGGTTGCGGGCCTACGGAACCAACTTGACCGAAATCCGGCGAACCGAACGGGCCATCCGCAACCTCGCCGCGATCGTCGTGAACAAGAACGTCGAGCTGGACATGGCCCTGGCCAAGGCGGAGGAGGCCGCGCAGATCAAGGCCCGCTTCCTCGCCACCATGAGCCACGAGATCCGGACGCCGCTCAACGGCGTCATCGGCATGCTCGAACTCTTGCAGGACAGCCGCCTCAACGCCGAGCAGGCCGACTTCGCCGGCACGGCCAGG